Below is a genomic region from Persicimonas caeni.
GGTCGAGATGCAACTCGGGCAGCCGCTTTCCCTTGCGCAGCACGCTCTCACGCACCGCAATTTTGCCGAAGTCGTGCAACAGAGCAGCATAGCGTAGTTCTTTTAGTTCCGATCGCTGCAGATAGATGTCTTTGAGGCTGCCCACCTCGATCCCGTTGACCGCCTGGGCAAGTTCGAGGGTGTAGTCCGCCACCCGCTCGCTGTGGCCAGCGGTGGTGGGATCGCGAGCTTCGATCGCGTTGACGCTAGCAGCCACGAAGCTCTCGAACATCTCGACGATATTCTCCGAGAGCTTGGCGCGCTCGAGCGCGAACGCCACGTTGGAGGCAAAGACGCTAAAGAGGTTGAGATCTTGCTTCGAAAAGAGGCTTCCGAGTCCGCGCGTGTCGACCTGCATCACTCCCAGCAGGGAGCGCTGACCGATCAGCGGAGCGCACAGCGCCGCGGTGATTTGAGCGTCGAGGATCGATTGGCTGACGTTATTGCCCAGCGAGTCTTTGACGAAGAGCACGCTCTCGCGCGTTTCGATGACCTGACGCAAAATACTGGTGCTCAGGATCGGCTCTTCGCTCTCATCTTCGCTTCCGGGAAGTTCTCCGCGCACTCGCGAGACAAAGGGGCTCGTCTGGCTGACGTCTTCGGGGTCGTCGGCCAAGGTGATCGCGAAGAAATTCGCTGCCGGAAAGGCCTGGAAGACCGCATCGACGATCAGGTCGAGGATCTCGTCGAGCTTGGTTTGGCTGTTCAGTTCGCCGGCGAGGCGAAACAAGATGGCCAAGCGATCATCGCTGCTGGCGATGTCTCGGGGCAACGAGCGTACCCCGCTCATCGCGGTGGTGATCATCGTCTCGCGCGGCCCGGAGACCCCGGCGGCTTGTTGGTGGAGAATCTCTTCGGTGGGTCCCGAAACCTCGTCAATCTCGACTTTCTCGGTACGCAGCTCCTCTTCACCCGCGCCCAACTCGACGCGGATCAAGGTGCAGCCGACCTGGATCTCGGCGCCATCAGCCAAGCGAACCTTGCGCGCCGAATCGTGGTCTTGCAAATGCAACGAGACGTCGTCGACCAACACCAGCGAGCCATGCCGACTCTTCAGGTCGCGATAGATCAGCTGACCACCTTCGAAACAGAGCTCGCCGTGCTCGTTGGAGACAAATCCATCCGACAACATGAACTCATTGCGAGAGCCGCGGCCCACGCCGACTCGCTCCCGGTGCGTAAACGAGCGGCTCATCCCAGCGTCAGGGCCGCTCAGCACGGTCATCTTGACGACTTGCCGCTCCCCAGTTGTTACGTGCGTGTCTGTCATGCTCATGGTTGGATCGGGGGTGCTACAGGAGCGGTAGTCTAACACACGGCCTTATGCGTCGCCATGGAGAGAGCAACTTCGATGCTCGACAACAGCCTGTGGGCACACTAACGGGGCCCACGTCACGGGCACTCGCCCCGATTTCTTGTAGTGCGTCGTAGTTTTCGCACAATAGAAGGACGGGCTGATAACATGCGAGCCTGTCAGATGTTCACCGCGCCTGTCGGCGGAGATGTAATGAATCGTTTGCAGCAAAGGATGATACGCACCCGATTTGCCTTGGCAGCTATCGCAGCCACGATGCTGCTCGGCTGCGGCGGCGACGACAGCGGTACCAATGAGGGGCACAACGTCGCCAATAACACAGTCGAAGACGCCGGCACAGGCGACATCCGCGATGCGTCCTCGGATGCGACCAGCTATGATACGTCCGGGGGCGACACGGCTGCTGATGCCGCCGAGCCGAGCCGGTACGAGCCGTCGCTGAGCGATCTTGGAGCGCCCCCGGCGAACTGTACGACGTCTGTGGTTAATTCGACAACGAACGCCACGGAAACGCGCGCGCGCCTCTTTGTACCCAGCTACAGAATCGACTTCGACGCCCTCTCTTCCCATCGAGCTTTTCGAGAGCATATCCACGAGATGGTTCACGAAAAGGTGCTGCCTTGCCGCGCCGAGGCCAGCCCGAACGTGGTCGTATTTCCCGAGTCGATGGGCCTGCCGATGTGGCTCATCGGCGACAAAGCCTCCGCGGCACGTGGGTTTTCCGAGTCGACCCAGGCGCTGACCGCGATGGTCGGCCAAGTCCAACAAGCTTATACCTATTACGGCGAAAAGTTTCCCGACACCTCCATCACCTCGCGCTTTGTGCTGGCGATGACCGATCCGGTCGTGCGCGCCACCTACGATACGTTCGGCCGCATCGCCGACCGCTACGACCTGTATGTATCGGTGACCGTGGATTTGCCCGACTTCCAAAAGACCACCGACGCGTCGGTGGTGAGCCGCCTGGCCGACCCGGACTTCGACACCCACGACTACGCCTACGAGGCTACGAGCCCCAAAGTCCATAATCGCCAGATCCTCTTCGGGCCCGACGGCGAAGTGGTCGACGAGACGCTCAAGACGTACGTGACGGCGATGGAACTCGACCAACTCGCCTTGGCCGCAGGCGACTTCACCGACATCCACCCCATGCAGACCCCATGGGGGAGAACGGGCGTCGTTATCTCCAAGCCCGCCTGGATGCCCGACGTGCAGGACCGCCTCGACGATCTGGGGGCCGAGGTGATCTTCCAGCCCGAAGCCTTCTTCGGCGGCTGGGTCCCCCCGCTCCCGCCGGACACTCCCGAAGAGCAGGTTCGCTGGGAACCCGACTTATTCATGCTCGGCGGATGGAACCTGGTGCAGCGAGCGCCGCGCGCGACCCACAATTTCGTGTCCCAATTGACCGGCAACTTCTTCGAGATGACCAGCGATGCTCAGGTCCAGATCATCGAGAAGGCCGCGCGAGCGTCAGGCTCCGGCGAATTCGTCGGTCAACGTGGCCCACTTTCAGGCAATACTTTCATCGGACCCTGGGTCGTCGAGGACCCCGGCCTGTCCGAGCCCAACCTGACGCTCGCCCAGCGGCGCGAGCGCCTGCGCGACGTGGGGGCAAAACTCTTGCCCGGCTCCGGGGATCCTCTCGAGGGCGAGTACGTCCAGGGCATGTGGGCCGCCGACTTGAGCGGCCCGGCCACCACCGAGCCGGTCGAGGTGCAGACCCACCCGCAGCTCGCCGTCGTCGAAGGCGCCACCTACGTGGTGAGCAGCCGAGGGGCCGTCGGAGAGCGCACGATCGCCGTCGAGATTTTCGAAGGTGGCAGCCTCACAGGCTCGTTCGAGCAGGCCACGTCGGGCTACGACGTCATTCGTCCAGCCATCGCCACGGATGGCACAAAGCTGCATATTGTCGCCGAATTGGTCGGCAAGGACGAAAACCGCCTGCTGTACACGAGCTTCGATCCGGCACAGCGAGCCTTCGTCGACAGCGGCAAGCTCATCGATACGAATCTCGTCGGTGAATGGGCGTTTCATCCGTCGATCGCCGTGGTCGACACCGTGTTGCACATGAGCTGGATCAAGCGTGTCGGCAATGCCAACCGCGCATTCTACGCCCAGACAAGCCTTGCCGAGCCCTTCGCCAACTTGGCGGTCAACGCCGAGCTCGAGCCGCGCCCGGACAACCGCGCCGAACTCGAAGCTAACCAGTGGGACGCGCGTGTCGCCGTCGACGCACAGGCAATTGCGGTGACATGGATCGACTTCAAGAACTGGCAATGGGAAGTCATGGTATCTGTGAGCACCGACGGTGGGCTCGGCTGGTCCGAGCCGGTGCGTGTCGATGCTG
It encodes:
- a CDS encoding carbon-nitrogen hydrolase family protein codes for the protein MAAIAATMLLGCGGDDSGTNEGHNVANNTVEDAGTGDIRDASSDATSYDTSGGDTAADAAEPSRYEPSLSDLGAPPANCTTSVVNSTTNATETRARLFVPSYRIDFDALSSHRAFREHIHEMVHEKVLPCRAEASPNVVVFPESMGLPMWLIGDKASAARGFSESTQALTAMVGQVQQAYTYYGEKFPDTSITSRFVLAMTDPVVRATYDTFGRIADRYDLYVSVTVDLPDFQKTTDASVVSRLADPDFDTHDYAYEATSPKVHNRQILFGPDGEVVDETLKTYVTAMELDQLALAAGDFTDIHPMQTPWGRTGVVISKPAWMPDVQDRLDDLGAEVIFQPEAFFGGWVPPLPPDTPEEQVRWEPDLFMLGGWNLVQRAPRATHNFVSQLTGNFFEMTSDAQVQIIEKAARASGSGEFVGQRGPLSGNTFIGPWVVEDPGLSEPNLTLAQRRERLRDVGAKLLPGSGDPLEGEYVQGMWAADLSGPATTEPVEVQTHPQLAVVEGATYVVSSRGAVGERTIAVEIFEGGSLTGSFEQATSGYDVIRPAIATDGTKLHIVAELVGKDENRLLYTSFDPAQRAFVDSGKLIDTNLVGEWAFHPSIAVVDTVLHMSWIKRVGNANRAFYAQTSLAEPFANLAVNAELEPRPDNRAELEANQWDARVAVDAQAIAVTWIDFKNWQWEVMVSVSTDGGLGWSEPVRVDAVPDGVEALSSTPAITSLGGGEFMIAWTDARATRPNTRIATRTISVAGDAMLSMGAPQRLGEAAPFDQWMWRPAFVETANGPAVVYETLVDNAWSIELVEFDADGTAEAPMALVDATQTAKHFAAAQATNEGFQVVFEEVGPAERGASDVVLHDVLR
- a CDS encoding HD domain-containing phosphohydrolase — its product is MSMTDTHVTTGERQVVKMTVLSGPDAGMSRSFTHRERVGVGRGSRNEFMLSDGFVSNEHGELCFEGGQLIYRDLKSRHGSLVLVDDVSLHLQDHDSARKVRLADGAEIQVGCTLIRVELGAGEEELRTEKVEIDEVSGPTEEILHQQAAGVSGPRETMITTAMSGVRSLPRDIASSDDRLAILFRLAGELNSQTKLDEILDLIVDAVFQAFPAANFFAITLADDPEDVSQTSPFVSRVRGELPGSEDESEEPILSTSILRQVIETRESVLFVKDSLGNNVSQSILDAQITAALCAPLIGQRSLLGVMQVDTRGLGSLFSKQDLNLFSVFASNVAFALERAKLSENIVEMFESFVAASVNAIEARDPTTAGHSERVADYTLELAQAVNGIEVGSLKDIYLQRSELKELRYAALLHDFGKIAVRESVLRKGKRLPELHLDLIGQRFETIKALEYQRMIRGHFGNSREPMPPTKFHQLEARYQSFCDELDGTLNWLYEVAAAPFLEDEKIERVEKLGERFFLSPCGQRHPYLTAEEIENLTIKKGTLNEQEWEDMRSHAQRSQDYLERIPWGDELKQVPCIAGAHHEKLDGSGYPQGLDADEIIPQVRMLTIADIFDAVTAADRPYRKAATPERGVAILRAEAEAKKLDGELVEVFADRVLPAIIDKIPGHF